One genomic region from Branchiostoma lanceolatum isolate klBraLanc5 chromosome 7, klBraLanc5.hap2, whole genome shotgun sequence encodes:
- the LOC136438014 gene encoding uncharacterized protein DKFZp434B061-like has product MGLEEPWPWALVTLAVVCLGFAIFVTVYKPKASEESKQKYLNLVCQVMGRQHLHGQTAAATAVHGSPAHQVVTIQQPQPYPGLHKDNVNVTRIAGVLMAGSPTGVPTHGNPSGIPTHGNPTGIPAHGNSAGIPAHGNPTGIATKGNPTGVPTHGNTSGIITPRNPTYIPTRGNPTGIPTHGITNGIPTHGNAYGISTHGNPTGIPTHRNPTGNPTHEKPTSIPTHWKPTGIPSNGNPTGIPSQGNPAGNPTQGNPTGVPTHRNPTGIHTHGNPSVIHTHGNPSGIPTHENPTGISTHGNPTGIPTHGNPSGIPTHGNATDIPTHENLTGIPTHEKPTGIPTHGNTAGLRQPMLQNSCSSSSTYLTRCAAELEHSSDCSTTDQFGGAQCL; this is encoded by the exons ATG GGTCTCGAGGAGCCATGGCCTTGGGCGTTGGTCACGCTGGCTGTGGTGTGTCTTGGCTTCGCCATTTTTGTTACCGTCTACAAGCCGAAGGCCAGCGAGGAAAGCAAACAGAAGTACCTGAACTTGGTTTGTCAAGTGATGGGCCGGCAACACCTTCACGGGCAAACGGCTGCTGCAACCGCGGTTCACGGTAGCCCTGCCCACCAAGTCGTCACCATCCAACAGCCCCAGCCCTATCCTGGTCTGCACAAGGACAATGTCAATGTCACACGTATCGCTGGTGTCCTAATGGCTGGTAGTCCCACTGGCGTCCCTACCCACGGGAACCCCAGTGGCATCCCTACCCATGGGAACCCCACTGGCATCCCTGCCCACGGGAACTCCGCCGGCATCCCTGCCCATGGGAACCCCACTGGCATCGCTACCAAAGGGAACCCCACTGGCGTCCCTACCCACGGGAACACCTCTGGAATCATAACCCCAAGGAACCCCACTTACATCCCTACCCGCGGGAACCCCACTGGCATCCCTACCCACGGGATCACCAATGGCATCCCTACGCACGGGAACGCCTATGGCATCTCTACCCATGGCAACCCCACTGGCATCCCTACCCACCGGAACCCCACTGGCAACCCTACCCACGAGAAACCCACTAGCATCCCTACCCACTGGAAACCAACTGGCATCCCTAGCAACGGGAACCCCACTGGCATCCCTAGCCAAGGAAACCCAGCTGGCAACCCTACCCAAGGGAACCCCACTGGCGTCCCTACCCACAGGAACCCCACTGGCATCCATACCCACGGGAACCCCAGTGTCATCCATACCCACGGGAACCCAAGTGGCATCCCTACCCACGAAAACCCCACTGGCATCTCTACCCACGGGAACCCCACTGGCATCCCTACCCACGGGAATCCCAGTGGCATCCCTACCCACGGGAACGCCACTGACATCCCTACCCACGAGAATCTCACTGGCATCCCTACCCACGAGAAGCCCACTGGCATCCCTACCCACGGGAACACTGCTGGGTTAAGGCAACCCATGCTCCaaaattcgtgttcgagttcgtCCACATACCTGACCAGGtgcgcggccgaactcgaacacagTTCGGATTGTTCTACTACGGATCAGTTCGGGGGGGCGCAATGTCTATAA
- the LOC136438271 gene encoding uncharacterized protein codes for MLECNSNNTSVSRYHLKKMKKLNHNLKRKLNRREEAMPKLKERLKLAQAKVKEAESSLDDQKLATAAMEGIVAELEAQLSNKEDKIQDLQKLCNSLKSLESKKNGVYSTEIRLTYYHLLQLGVSANKVEEVVRSVLQNLTPFDMKTTALPKRSLAQRMKLEAGCLAEVRGIVEWSRREDKSVGYHSDKSPKAQLEWLTHKFVLSPTPAEKDTGKKTTFTLSLSPVTGGSAQDGLDDLISNITRIREMAREYGIADCDNIYSIQHIAAKMSDRAATEMKHTKLLEEAKVEELKKTPGWKDKSAAERKELSKVMGLTCSMHKLHNVAEAMTKASTLYLQGETQPTSSGRQPMVGAKKHVYETDKLLCTESKKEIAEGKDYKAYCLATEVVDVAGCELFKPIVGSRYFIFLLNAIPTYCGQEFIKTFLLDQRDMKGSWNKLEQSVYDGYACEKTMAEERAYSILYHEVFLPLYRKCHGAKNPLDLNAVYAHTVQKFKEWGDHPELLFRGDEDLYPDLRDTKYASYIAKVREPEANDDIVIKVLGVACKAGYSKLQDHASEHLPGGEYSNPSERMISTAAHLDGSTNDTCESDFGVLDRQCHTAPNSNPVSLSSMVRAKRDHAAQWAEAQTKDEREKAINFARKSASKLRESKDKQLFKQYVAREPVRRQKIEKRRQNRARKEAAESSRLQALKDGGLVLDKKKIKTLNTAAVNSQVQFWVLLAGKMNLCRGDLLKGRSKLSLAQKRTMLKTLICKNSTACDKLLAALRRRDGDQSSTDSSASSSDDDTPLARLGRREPEAESGESSDEDTPLARLAEAESGESSDEDTPLARLAEAESGESSDEDTPLARLAEAESGESSDEDTPLAQLRRPVRIGELN; via the exons ATGCTGGAATGTAACAGCAATAACACTTCAGTTTCACGGTACCATCttaagaaaatgaagaaattgaaTCACAATCTAAAGAGGAAGCTGAACCGTCGGGAAGAAGCCATGCCAAAACTGAAGGAACGCCTCAAGCTTGCACAAGCCAAGGTGAAAGAAGCAGAATCATCTCTAGACGACCAAAAGCTTGCAACAGCAGCAATGGAAGGGATTGTGGCAGAGCTGGAGGCGCAGTTATCAAACAAAGAAGATAAAATCCAAGATCTGCAGAAGCTCTGTAACAGTCTGAAAAGCCTGGAAAGCAAAAAGAATGGGGTCTACTCCACAGAGATTCGACTTACATACTACCATCTCCTTCAACTGGGAGTATCAGCGAACAAAGTGGAAGAAGTTGTCCGATCTGTTCTACAAAACCTCACCCCATTTGACATGAAAACTACAGCTCTGCCAAAGAGAAGTCTTGCCCAGAGAATGAAACTGGAAGCTGGGTGTCTGGCAGAAGTTCGGGGAATTGTTGAATGGTCAAGAAGGGAAGACAAGAGTGTTGGGTATCACAGTGACAAAAGCCCCAAAGCCCAGTTAGAGTGGCTTACCCACAAGTTTGTTCTATCCCCAACACCAGCAGAAAAAGACACTGGTAAGAAAACAACGTTCACTCTGTCCCTCTCTCCTGTCACTGGGGGCAGTGCCCAGGATGGCCTGGACGACCTCATTTCCAACATCACACGCATTCGGGAAATGGCACGAGAGTATGGCATAGCAGATTGTGACAACATATACTCAATTCAACATATTGCTGCGAAGATGTCCGACAGAGCGGCGACAGAGATGAAGCACACGAAGTTGCTAGAAGAAGCAAAAGTGGAGGAACTGAAGAAAACTCCAGGCTGGAAGGACAAATCAGCAGCAGAGCGGAAAGAGCTATCCAAAGTCATGGGTCTTACATGCAGCATGCATAAATTGCATAATGTGGCAGAAGCAATGACAAAAGCCAGCACCTTGTACCTGCAGGGTGAAACTCAGCCAACATCTAGCGGCAGGCAACCTATGGTAGGTGCAAAAAAACATGTCTATGAAACGGACAAGCTTCTTTGTACGGAATCTAAAAAAGAAATTGCGGAAGGAAAAGACTACAAGGCCTACTGTCTTGCTACAGAGGTAGTTGATGTAGCTGGCTGCGAACTTTTCAAGCCTATTGTTGGCTCCAGGTACTTTATCTTTTTATTGAACGCTATCCCAACCTACTGCGGACAGGAGTTCATTAAGACCTTTCTCCTTGACCAGCGGGACATGAAGGGAAGCTGGAACAAATTAGAGCAAAGCGTCTATGATGGGTATGCATGTGAGAAGACCATGGCAGAGGAGAGGGCTTACAGCATTTTGTACCATGAAGTTTTCCTGCCGCTGTACAGGAAATGCCACGGAGCGAAGAATCCACTTGATCTGAATGCTGTATACGCACACACTGTGCAGAAGTTCAAGGAGTGGGGGGATCACCCAGAGTTGCTGTTCAGAGGGGATGAAGACCTCTACCCAGATCTCAGAGATACAAAGTATGCCAGCTATATTGCCAAAGTTAGAGAACCAGAGGCCAACGACGACATTGTCATCAAAGTTCTCGGAGTGGCGTGCAAGGCTGGCTACTCCAAACTCCAGGATCATGCTAGTGAACATCTACCTGGTGGTGAATATAGCAATCCCTCAGAACGTATGATCTCCACAGCAGCACATCTTGATGGCAGCACTAACGACACCTGTGAGTCAGACTTTGGTGTGCTAGACAGACAATGTCATACTGCACCCAACAGCAATCCAGTGTCGCTTTCGTCAATGGTGCGGGCGAAGCGAGATCATGCTGCACAGTGGGCCGAAGCACAGACAAAAGATGAGCGGGAGAAGGCCATCAACTTTGCACGGAAAAGTGCGTCAAAGCTACGTGAAAGTAAAGACAAACAACTTTTCAAGCAATATGTGGCAAGAGAGCCTGTCAGAAGGCAGAAAATCGAAAAAAGAAGGCAGAACAGAGCCAGGAAGGAGGCAGCGGAGTCGTCGAGGCTGCAGGCACTCAAAGATGGAGGACTTGTGCTGGACAAAAAGAAGATCAAAACGCTTAATACAGCAGCAGTCAACAGTCAAGTCCAGTTTTGGGTTTTGCTCGCAGGAAAGATGAACCTTTGCAGAGGTGACTTGCTGAAGGGAAGAAGTAAACTGTCACTTGCACAGAAACGGACGATGCTAAAGACTCTAATCTGCAAAAATTCCACTGCATGTGACAAACTCCTTGCTGCCCTTCGCCGGCGTGATGGTGATCAGAGCTCCACCGACAGCAGCGCCAGTTCTAGTGATGACGACACTCCATTAGCTCGTCTTGGCAGGAGAG AGCCTGAGGCTGAGAGCGGTGAATCCAGCGACGAGGATACACCTTTGGCCCGTCTTGCTGAGGCTGAGAGCGGTGAATCCAGCGACGAGGATACACCTTTGGCCCGTCTTGCTGAGGCTGAGAGCGGTGAATCCAGCGACGAGGATACACCTTTGGCCCGTCTTGCAGAGGCTGAGAGCGGTGAATCCAGCGACGAGGATACACCTTTGGCCCAGCTTCGTCGTCCCGTACGGATAGGTGAGCTGAATTAA